Proteins from one Chloroflexota bacterium genomic window:
- a CDS encoding NAD-dependent epimerase/dehydratase family protein — protein MRSVVITGVSGYLGAQLLKRLDEEKEVETVVGIDIRPPSYSTSKLKFYSRDVRESLIDIFAQNKVDTALHLAFIVPPKTHVDAHGINIGGTQSFLHACEATSVEALFYQSSHTVYGAHRDNPALITEDQPLKPTPNFPYGEDKTEVDLMFQEYGKAHPKQCVTIVRVVSVTGPEAGPSGLNVLFMPITMYCAGYNPGWQFIYEQDLARLVVTLLKERRAGIFNAGADGSVSYRDMLRATGKPSLGLPSWVWSPLISISWALRIQKKSPAGGLEYMKYPILVNTEKLTKTTGFKFTYNSREAFKLFMDAKIAGAKAAKKS, from the coding sequence GTGAGAAGCGTCGTTATAACGGGGGTCTCGGGCTATCTGGGTGCCCAGCTACTCAAAAGGCTGGATGAGGAAAAGGAAGTGGAGACTGTTGTTGGCATAGACATCAGGCCGCCCAGTTACTCCACTAGCAAGCTCAAGTTCTATTCGCGGGATGTACGTGAGTCCTTAATTGACATCTTCGCTCAAAACAAGGTGGACACGGCGTTGCACCTGGCTTTCATTGTCCCGCCAAAAACCCACGTTGATGCCCACGGCATCAATATAGGTGGGACACAGAGTTTCCTGCACGCTTGCGAGGCGACGTCGGTGGAAGCCCTTTTCTACCAAAGCAGCCATACCGTTTATGGGGCGCACCGTGATAATCCCGCACTGATCACCGAAGATCAGCCACTGAAGCCCACTCCCAATTTCCCCTATGGTGAAGACAAAACCGAGGTTGACCTGATGTTTCAGGAGTACGGGAAGGCTCACCCGAAGCAGTGCGTGACCATTGTGCGCGTCGTATCAGTGACAGGGCCGGAGGCCGGTCCCTCGGGTCTGAATGTTCTGTTCATGCCAATAACGATGTACTGTGCCGGGTATAATCCAGGGTGGCAATTCATATACGAGCAAGACCTGGCCAGACTGGTAGTAACTCTGCTCAAAGAAAGGCGCGCGGGGATCTTCAACGCAGGCGCCGATGGGTCTGTGAGCTACAGAGATATGCTGAGGGCTACTGGCAAACCGTCTCTCGGTCTTCCTTCGTGGGTCTGGTCACCACTGATAAGCATCAGTTGGGCACTGCGTATCCAGAAGAAATCCCCGGCCGGCGGTCTCGAGTACATGAAGTACCCGATACTGGTCAACACCGAGAAGCTCACCAAGACGACCGGATTCAAGTTCACCTATAACTCGCGCGAAGCCTTCAAGCTTTTTATGGATGCCAAGATCGCTGGTGCCAAGGCTGCCAAAAAGTCCTGA
- a CDS encoding PaaI family thioesterase, which yields MSAGNEAQDNLAEFKAKIEKEPISSFLDMKLLELAPGHAKVTMKLRPGYLTFNQFIFGGIVMSVADQAFAFAVNSMGRPSIATQFNIHFIAAASPEDELTAECRVLRKGRRVDIAEMTVTNQEGKLIAKATGTAIPMA from the coding sequence ATGTCAGCAGGCAATGAAGCCCAAGATAACCTGGCAGAGTTCAAAGCGAAGATAGAAAAGGAGCCTATCAGCTCCTTTCTGGATATGAAACTGCTCGAACTGGCACCAGGTCACGCCAAGGTGACCATGAAGCTGCGACCGGGATACCTTACCTTCAATCAGTTCATCTTTGGCGGCATCGTCATGTCTGTAGCTGACCAGGCTTTTGCCTTTGCTGTTAACTCCATGGGCCGTCCCAGCATCGCCACCCAATTCAACATTCACTTTATCGCCGCGGCATCACCGGAGGATGAGCTTACCGCCGAGTGTCGGGTTTTGCGTAAGGGAAGGCGAGTGGATATCGCAGAGATGACAGTGACCAATCAGGAGGGCAAGCTCATCGCCAAAGCTACGGGAACAGCCATACCAATGGCCTAG